From Xenopus tropicalis strain Nigerian chromosome 3, UCB_Xtro_10.0, whole genome shotgun sequence, the proteins below share one genomic window:
- the LOC100485372 gene encoding olfactory receptor 1J4: MGFDMNCTAQENFHLLAFSISKRYEICLSIGLLLTYLTAVFGNMMIIVLVCLVPQLHTPMYFFLCNLAAQDILFVSAILPKLMAVTFTGDSRISFPSCITQMFLFAFCTDTDFFLLATMAYDRYVAICIPLRYCLIMKPRLCILLVTISWILYASNAMCFSLLLSHLSFYNSHKLNHFFCDIKILMEISCSDTSLIKQLILLEIPFIGILPLMLILTSYGYIIVTIIKMHTLAAKLKAFSSCSSHLTVVLLFCGTSIGIYMKPDSQDSQEQNKILSLLYIGLVPLLNPLVYSLRNRQVWSATKIVLGKYILAAPLCNFSRSLHGWGS, from the coding sequence ATGGGGTTTGACATGAATTGCACAGCCCAGGAAAATTTCCATCTCCTAGCTTTCTCCATCTCTAAGAGATATGAAATATGTCTCTCTATTGGGCTTTTACTGACCTACCTAACTGCTGTGTTTGGAAATATGATGATTATAGTGCTTGTGTGCCTGGTACCCCAActgcacacccccatgtacttcttcctgtgCAACCTGGCAGCCCAGGACATTCTCTTTGTCTCTGCCATCCTACCTAAATTGATGGCCGTCACATTTACAGGGGACAGCAGAATCTCTTTCCCAAGCTGTATAACTCAGATGTTCCTATTTGCATTCTGCACAGACACAGATTTTTTCCTACTGGCCACGATGGCTTATGATCGCTATGTGGCTATTTGTATCCCTCTCCGTTACTGCCTCATCATGAAGCCGAGGCTCTGCATCCTGTTGGTGACAATATCATGGATCCTGTATGCCTCTAATGCAATGTGCTTCTCTTTGCTTTTGTCTCATTTATCATTCTATAATTCACATAAACTGAACCATTTCTTTTGTGATATTAAAATTCTGATGGAGATCTCATGCAGTGACACCTCCCTTATAAAACAACTCATTTTACTTGAAATACCCTTTATAGGGATTCTTCCACTCATGCTGATCCTAACATCATATGGATACATCATAGTCACAATTATAAAGATGCACACATTAGCTGCTAAACTCAAGGCGTTTTCCAGCTGTTCCTCACATTTAACAGTTGTACTGCTCTTCTGTGGCACCTCTATTGGGATATACATGAAGCCAGACTCTCAGGATTCTCAGGAACAAAACAAGATCCTTTCTTTGCTGTATATTGGTCTTGTTCCACTGTTAAACCCATTGGTGTACAGCTTGAGAAACAGGCAGGTTTGGTCAGCTACAAAGATAGTACTTGGCAAATATATACTTGCAGCTCCTCTATGCAACTTCTCTAGGTCTTTACATGGTTGGGGTTCATAA
- the LOC101735291 gene encoding olfactory receptor 1019-like has product MQTPNQSLDIVFLFDGLTKDPRLDVVLFIIFLVIYIFTILGNGGLIVLVMKSPSLHTPMYFFLKHLSFIDMCYTSVIIPRSLSDFLSNEKTITLLACAVQMYLYAAYFNAEVLLLAAMAYDRYAAICKPLLYHVLMKRRVCHVLICACYLDGFVDSFIHTRNVFSQSYCNSLVISNFFCDVPPVLKLSCSDTSMTELVLYAVIGINSFVCATTIVTSYAYIFSAILRIQTGQGRLKAFTTCSSHLISVGTLFGTLMYMYMRPNSSYSNDQDKVVSVFYTMVIPMLNPIIYSFRNKDVRRAFLKLIAK; this is encoded by the coding sequence ATGCAAACACCAAACCAGTCTCTagatattgtttttttgtttgatgGACTCACAAAGGACCCAAGACTTGATGTTGTCCTCTTCATTATCTTCTTGGTGATATATATCTTTACAATACTAGGGAATGGGGGGTTAATTGTTCTGGTCATGAAAAGCCCTAGTCTACACACTcccatgtatttctttttaaagcaTTTATCTTTCATAGATATGTGCTACACCTCTGTCATCATCCCAAGAAGTCTCTCAGATTTTCTCTCTAATGAGAAAACCATAACTTTATTGGCTTGTGctgtacaaatgtatttgtatgctGCCTATTTCAATGCTGAAGTTCTTCTGCTCGCTGCTATGGCTTATGACCGTTACGCCGCCATATGCAAACCTTTACTTTACCATGTCCTTATGAAAAGAAGAGTATGCCATGTACTGATTTGTGCATGCTATTTAGATGGCTTTGTTGATTCTTTCATACACACCAGGAATGTATTCAGTCAGAGCTACTGCAACTCCCTTGTTATATCTAATTTCTTCTGTGATGTACCCCCAGTCCTAAAATTGTCATGTTCAGATACCTCTATGACTGAACTTGTTCTTTATGCTGTTATAGGAATTAATTCATTTGTATGTGCGACAACCATTGTTACATCATATGCCTACATATTCTCTGCCATACTGAGAATCCAGACTGGACAAGGAAGGCTGAAAGCATTCACAACTTGTTCTTCTCACTTGATCTCTGTAGGAACTTTATTTGGAACCCTGATGTATATGTACATGCGCCCAAACTCCAGTTATTCCAATGATCAGGATAAGGTGGTGTCTGTTTTCTATACAATGGTAATACCTATGTTAAATCCAATCATTTACAGCTTCAGGAACAAGGATGTGAGGAGAGCATTCCTGAAACTAATAGCTAAATAA
- the LOC101730267 gene encoding olfactory receptor 8D1, which produces MHFPSSNQSLNIIFLLEGLTKDPTLEAVLFIMFLVIYIFTIFGNGGLIFLIIKIPALHTPMYFFLQHLSFIDICYTSVIIPRTLSNFLAKEKTITLLACAVQMYFYGAYFNTEALLLAAMAYDRYVAICKPLIYHAIIKREVCHIFICTCYAVGFFNSFIHTGNTFRQTYCNSLKISHFYCDVAPVLKLSCSDTSMTELVIYVIVGVNSFVCVATIVTSYAYIFSAILRIQSGQGRLKAFTTCSSHLISVGTLFGTLMYMYLRPNSSYSNDQDKVVSVFYTMVIPMLNPIIYSFRNKDVQKAFLKIIEKHIV; this is translated from the exons ATGCATTTCCCCTCATCCAACCAGTCACTGAACATCATATTTTTGCTTGAGGGACTCACAAAAGACCCAACACTTGAAGCTGTCCTCTTCATTATGTTCTTGGTGATCTACATCTTCACAATTTTTGGGAATGGGGGGTTAATTTTTCTGATTATAAAAATCCCTGCCCTGCACACCCCCATGTATTTCTTTCTGCAACATTTATCTTTCATAGATATATGTTACACTTCTGTCATCATCCCAAGAACTCTCTCCAATTTTCTTGCTAAGGAGAAAACCATTACTCTATTGGCTTGTGctgtacaaatgtatttttatggagCCTATTTTAACACAGAAGCTCTTTTATTAGCTGCTATGGCTTATGACCGTTATGTAGCCATATGCAAGCCTTTGATTTACCATGCCATTATTAAAAGAGAAGTAtgtcatatatttatttgtacatgcTATGCTGTTGGCTTCTTTAATTCTTTTATACATACTGGGAACACATTCAGGCAGACCTACTGCAACTCTCTTAAGATCTCCCATTTCTACTGTGATGTAGCCCCAGTCCTAAAGCTCTCGTGCTCAGATACCTCTATGACTGAACTTGTTATTTATGTTATCGTAGGAGTAAATTCATTTGTATGTGTGGCAACCATTGTTACATCATATGCCTACATATTCTCTGCCATACTGAGAATCCAGTCGGGACAAGGAAGGCTGAAAGCATTCACAACTTGTTCTTCTCATTTGATCTCTGTTGGAACCTTATTTGGAACCCTGATGTATATGTACCTGCGCCCAAACTCCAGTTATTCCAATGATCAGGATAAGGTGGTGTCTGTTTTCTATACAATGGTAATACCTATGTTAAATCCAATCATTTACAGCTTCAGAAACAAAGATGTGCAGAAAGCATTTCTGAAaat TATAGAAAAACATATTGTATAA